The following nucleotide sequence is from Salvia splendens isolate huo1 chromosome 2, SspV2, whole genome shotgun sequence.
tttcccacagacggcgccagtgatggtttggcgaatttttgatggtagtaaatgcaggtaaaagaaaatatagatcacgacacaaggaattacgtggttcgatttactgaggtaaatctacgtccacgggaagaaaggagggcaagattgtattgcttgatctggtttacagcttacaaatacagacttgctatatgatctttgatgtctagagagctctttTTCTCCTtcctagtctatctgatctaagttctatttatacattgaactaagatcgtggcttgcatcaccactaactaggtcgtggcttacatcatcactaattaggtcgtggcttacatcatcactaattagatcgtggatgtcgtggaggtcatgagatcctgcatgggtccaccactaaatagatcgtgtagtggaggttctgcatgagtccactatctcccagttcggttgaaaactgagaccgaactgctgaactattgccgagcagcttttgccgatctgagagtagagcttgattgatcggcttttaccgagctgtaggctggggccgaactctttggtaatgccgaactgatactcttccttgggctttgggctgatgggccgtcactgctattgggcttgtttagtacgtaccccatcactttgcccttttttttttactttggcGTTGTCATTGCAAGTCTTTTCACATGGGTTGTTATGTTCTTGTTTTGCGTTTATTTTAACGAGTTGGAGAATTTGATGATGTTCAGTGTTGAAAGTGTAATCTTGGATTACAAATCTGATATTTGTCAACTGCACAACTGATAGCAATCGTATTGAAATTGTACTATTTAGTTTATCGATTTGAGTGTTTTTTCTCCATGTGCTCATTCAAGAATTGACAATGTTGGGTTCTAGATGGGATTATGCACCATATTTAACAACTTTCAGATGTTAAAAACTAGGCATATTCCCTCAATCTTGTGACAGAGAACCCATGTTAGGCAAGATGGACTTGAGAGATATGTACATGGTTTATGATTGTGTTCATTGATCATCTAGTTTCTCATAATGAGACTCCAACCAAGGCATGCATTGAGAGCATAATATTGGTTCAAACCACATTGGCCGAGTAAGGCGAGTTGCATAAGGCAAAATTATGTTAGCTCCTCAGCTTTATGGCCAAGACCGCCTTTCTCTGGATTGTATGTCATTTAGCTCCAAAAACCCAAATGGAGTCTTTCAATGGTGATCTATTACCGATCTCCTCTGTGAACTTGACTTATTCCCATGGTCTTAGTGAACCTACCAATCTATCCATGGTAAAAGGTAAAAACCAAGAAGAATTAGCTATGTGGTCTAACTTCTAAGCTAAGAACATCTAGCATGTCTTAAGTTGAAGCAATTGTCCTCTGTAAATCTGCAAATATGTTTGATCAGTTTCTTCTTAAATCCTTTCTAGTTTTGTTCACATGAACATATTAACTTGTGTGATTGTTTTTTCTTGCTTTACGGTTAAGAATCTATTCCCTACCATGGACTATGTTATTATGCAGGTATCTTTGTCGGAAGCAGCAAAGTGGTTCATTTCACGCTTGTTTCTACCTCTTCCACATCCTCAAACGAAGCATACAGCGTGACTGCACAATGTCCGACCTTTCCTGACTGTGGTTTGAGGCAGCCAGACAGTGGGGTTGTCCTCTCCTGCATCGACTGCTTCCTCAACAACGGCTCCCTCTATTCCTTCAAGTATGGGGTGAGTCCATCAATTTTCCTTGCTAAAGTACGTGGAGGCACATGCACGACTGCAGGATCAGATCCACCCGAGATAGTCATTCACCGAGCAATGTATCTATTCAGGAACGGATTTGGGAACTATGACGTGTTCCAGAACAACTGTGAGGATTTCGCCCTGTACTGTAAGACTGGTCTCCTCATAGTTGATCGTCTAGGGGTGGGGAGAAGCGGACAGGCTTCTTCCGTCCTTGGTTCACCACTGGCAGCTCTTCTCTCTTCCCCTCTCAAGCTGCTGATGCCAAGTCCGATCGAGGTGGCTACAATGACAGCAGGAATGTACTGCGTTAGTAGATATGCAACTGACATTGGTGTTAGAACTGACGTCGTCAAGGTCTCTGTTGAGGATCTGGCTATGAATCTTGGTTGGGGTAGTAATGAACAAATACCTCAAGAAAATGAGGTCTCTAACATTAATGCCTATGTTCTGTTGTTGAGATATGAGTGAAAAATGTGACTGAACAGAAGTTGGTCTGATTAATATGTTTGATGTGGTGGAATGTTGATGATTTGGTTGTTTATGTTGGCAGTCTtgatcatctctctctctctccctttcTGTTTCTTAGTTGCATGCCAAATATGGAAATGGGACATATATTGACATAAATTTCTCGAACTGCAGAATGTAAAGATCacatttttatagtaataaagtTATCTCTCCTCTCTGTCCTGAACAAAAATATACCCAAGTTTTGTTGAAGAAATTGTGTAACACAGTGATTCACAGCAATTTTCCTTTGCTATACATGGTCATCTCCTATAAGAAACCAACTTACTAAAGAAAAAGCATAATTTGGTTCTTTTCTCACAAACTCAGACCTTCTGAAGGGTCTTCATCGCCttgtcttcttcatcttcttgacCAATCTTCTTCCCTCCTTTCAACTTCTGTCCTTTCTTTGCTTCCTCAGAAGTTTCAACCTCGAATTCAGCCTTCTCCGCCACTCCATTCACTGCCCCTGCAAGTTTTTCTGTTCTGGCCGCGATCTCTATCAGCAATGACGAAACTGTCACTAACGGAACTACTTCTACCAGGGTGACAACATCTCCGGCCTTGGCCTCAGCCGTCTGGATGGGCTGTTTTGACAGTGATTTCAGGGCGTTCTCGAGCTCTTGAACTGCActcttcatctcctccaccatgAAATCTATCTTTGTTGGTTTCTTCATGGTGCTCATCACAACAGCAAGTTCTTTCAACACCGCAGAGGATTTATTGCTCAGTCTCACACAAAAGTTACCGAAATGCTTCTTGAATACATCCGGAACCTGTTTAGGTTAGTTACAACACCAAACATTAACTTCCAGTTCTGACAAAActaaagaaacaaacaaatactaAATCATGCTGTCAAAAATAGGATTTACCTTAGCCTTCGAATTCATGCTTCCATTAAGCGCCTCGATGCAGTAAGCACAGCTTCTGATTGAAGCTCCAACCGTGACATACTCTAACCATGGATGTCCGAAATTGAACTTGCCATGTGCCGGCTCCCATCTTGCGAAATTTGCCTGCAATAAACAAGCTAAATTTTGTAAGATAGTGCTCTTGATTGCTTTGTTCTTGAAAATTATTAACCGAGATGGAGGAGAAGGAGTCGAACCAAGGATTCTTCAGCGGCCTTAGAATTAAGGGCGCATTTGTATCCTTGCAATGTTTTCTCTGAAGTTTGACTGTTACTACTGAAATAGTCAGTCACACATCCTGAGttgaaaacagaaaaaaattGATCAGTTCCTTCCCTCTAGTATTTTTAGTATTTGACCAAATTTGGATTTGTTGCATGTTATGATTGATTATTACCATCTAAGGAATCAGATAGCTTGTCCATGTTGTTGGTGATAAGGTAATGGAGCTCAGTTCCTGCCCAAACAGGGAAGAAAACAATGGTTGTGATGATACAGATGGAGGTGCCTATGGCAATGGTGGAGAGTCTGTGATGAGCCATCTCAAAGAGCTTCTCCACACGGTAGCCAGAAACTGATATGAGGCTGAAGGTGAGGATGAAGATCATTGCCCCATAGTCGAATCGAGCCTTTATAGATGGAATGAAACGCGAGAATGTCGCTGCAGTAGCTGCAACACATTCATGCTGTTAGAAACTATGTTTCTACCTTGTTTCTTCATTTCCTTTGTGTTTTTGGAGAGACAATATTACCTAGAAGAAAAACTGAGGTTTGAAGAATTATGGGCTCAAACCTCTCTCCAGCTTGGCTAGCAACCCAGTGAACACCAACTCCCAATGCTCCCGCCAACAAAGTCCCGGTTGCTCTATTCACACATTTACTAAGCGTCGCCCCTGCATATATCGACACATACGTATAAATGCATGGGGATTGAAATGaaatatgatgatgatgaagaagagaaCGTACCAACGGTGTACTCAAAGACGACGACGACAGTCATGACAGCCCACATAGCGTTTCCGCCAACTCCCTCATACAAGGGCCTCATGTAATAGAATAGTGAAACAAGAGAGAGTGCCACACCCACCTTAACACAATGTATCGATTTCTTTGGCTCGTTTACTCCTATCCTCCATGCTCTCTGAAAGAAACTGCCCACCTTGGACATGAACCTCTGCAACCCGAACCTGCTCTCCGCTTCTAGAGCTCTCGACGTCCCATCCGCCACATTGATCCTCCATTCTACTCCTCTTTCCTTCTCAGCCGCCATTTTACAATCAAGATTTGATTTTAGTTGATTGTGTTGGCTGTTGTGATTAGATGTTCGTCCACTGCATTGCCAtagccatatatatatatatatatatatatactatatggCAATGGCCTAAATCACTAATAACTTTAACGTGAGTATGCAAATCAATATCTTCCACccaagctctctctctctccacacGCTCATATTCAAATATACTAATATTGCTCCTTGTCTCTAGCTAGCTTAATGACTTGATGTCATGGATAAATAGCAGGACATACCATTATGCATAATCTTTGGAAGATCACTTTATGTATATTtcttcaataaataaattataccaTCTCTTATACTGTCATAAGTCATATAAGTAATTAAGTCAAGTGGATATTACTTGCAGTGAATTATGAAGTGAGATATTCGGATGTTAATTAATCGAACGAAATGACCTAAATTTAGGTTGGTTCTGAAAGAgggaaaaataaagaaaagaaatgacCTAATTCTATTACACTGCAAGGTATAGTTGATTACAGCTGAAGCTAATGACTTTTGCTGCTTACCAAATCATTAgttttatactagtatttaatttatataagcGCCACTGTTCCATTTGTTGGCTTATCTCCATCAACAGAAAAGGCATCACACGATTAGCACTATGATTTCAATGTTTGCAATTTAGGTCATGCAAAACACTCTAATCCAATTATCTTTTTGATGTTCCTAGGCTCTTTCCTATATTAACATAATATGGGTGTTGCTTATATTAATTGCTATACTGTGATTTACCAAAATTAGTttaaaaatataagtataaaAAGTTAAAGGCGTTCCAAGTTCAACTATCATGGAATGTTAGTCTTGCTTATGATATACTTCACCTTTCATATATCCTTAAAAAATTCACCGATCTATTAAGGTGTTTGATAAGAGTATGCTTGGGAACATGGAATTGGAGctatggaattggaattggagtctccaatttcaatttcattgtTGGTATTACAAAAATGTATAGAATTGGAATTGAGTTataattccaaaattttcaattcCATATCAAgtagaaaattggaattctaaATAGTCATAAAATTAGATAGTTTCACTAATCACTAtatacatttcacacacactacacatatttcacacact
It contains:
- the LOC121769957 gene encoding protein LEAD-SENSITIVE 1-like, yielding MGLLSNRVERNEIKPGDHIYTYRAVFAYSHRGIFVGSSKVVHFTLVSTSSTSSNEAYSVTAQCPTFPDCGLRQPDSGVVLSCIDCFLNNGSLYSFKYGVSPSIFLAKVRGGTCTTAGSDPPEIVIHRAMYLFRNGFGNYDVFQNNCEDFALYCKTGLLIVDRLGVGRSGQASSVLGSPLAALLSSPLKLLMPSPIEVATMTAGMYCVSRYATDIGVRTDVVKVSVEDLAMNLGWGSNEQIPQENEVSNINAYVLLLRYE
- the LOC121772112 gene encoding aluminum-activated malate transporter 10-like, with the protein product MAAEKERGVEWRINVADGTSRALEAESRFGLQRFMSKVGSFFQRAWRIGVNEPKKSIHCVKVGVALSLVSLFYYMRPLYEGVGGNAMWAVMTVVVVFEYTVGATLSKCVNRATGTLLAGALGVGVHWVASQAGERFEPIILQTSVFLLATAATFSRFIPSIKARFDYGAMIFILTFSLISVSGYRVEKLFEMAHHRLSTIAIGTSICIITTIVFFPVWAGTELHYLITNNMDKLSDSLDGCVTDYFSSNSQTSEKTLQGYKCALNSKAAEESLANFARWEPAHGKFNFGHPWLEYVTVGASIRSCAYCIEALNGSMNSKAKVPDVFKKHFGNFCVRLSNKSSAVLKELAVVMSTMKKPTKIDFMVEEMKSAVQELENALKSLSKQPIQTAEAKAGDVVTLVEVVPLVTVSSLLIEIAARTEKLAGAVNGVAEKAEFEVETSEEAKKGQKLKGGKKIGQEDEEDKAMKTLQKV